The Pirellulales bacterium genome includes a window with the following:
- a CDS encoding methyltransferase domain-containing protein, whose protein sequence is MHARIESPLLSCRRRLFCWTVVALAGAGVWPAPNIAAEPTADAAATAELPPPLTHYLGREIAPFMSYHGADWLVRASREQEESCAELLAALGIKPGQTVCDLGCGNGYYTLKMATLVGAKGKVYAVDIQPEMLSLLDKELEASGTNWVEPILGTVADPKLPAGTVDLILLVDVYHEFSHPEPMLQALRKSLSPSGRIALAEFRAEDPSVPIKPLHKMSKEQILKEYGANGLRLVGQYDKLPWQHLMFFAPAEAKQP, encoded by the coding sequence ATGCACGCAAGAATCGAATCGCCGCTGCTGAGTTGCCGCCGTCGGTTGTTTTGCTGGACGGTCGTGGCCCTGGCTGGCGCAGGAGTCTGGCCCGCGCCGAACATCGCGGCGGAACCCACGGCCGACGCCGCGGCGACTGCCGAATTGCCCCCGCCGCTGACGCACTATCTCGGCCGCGAGATCGCGCCGTTCATGTCGTACCACGGCGCCGACTGGCTGGTTCGAGCTTCGCGCGAGCAGGAAGAAAGCTGCGCCGAGCTGCTCGCGGCCTTGGGAATCAAGCCGGGCCAGACCGTCTGCGACCTGGGCTGCGGCAACGGCTATTACACGCTCAAAATGGCTACCCTCGTCGGCGCAAAAGGCAAAGTCTACGCCGTCGACATCCAGCCCGAGATGTTGTCGCTGCTCGATAAGGAGCTCGAGGCCTCGGGTACCAATTGGGTCGAGCCCATCCTGGGAACCGTGGCCGATCCGAAGCTGCCCGCGGGCACCGTCGACCTGATCCTTTTGGTGGACGTCTACCACGAGTTCTCGCACCCGGAACCAATGCTTCAGGCGCTGCGCAAGAGCCTCTCTCCGAGCGGCCGGATCGCTTTGGCCGAGTTTCGGGCCGAGGATCCTTCGGTGCCGATCAAGCCGCTGCATAAGATGAGCAAAGAGCAGATTCTCAAAGAGTATGGGGCCAACGGTTTACGGCTGGTTGGCCAATACGACAAACTGCCCTGGCAGCATCTGATGTTCTTCGCGCCCGCAGAAGCGAAGCAGCCCTGA
- the lpxI gene encoding UDP-2,3-diacylglucosamine diphosphatase LpxI (LpxI, functionally equivalent to LpxH, replaces it in LPS biosynthesis in a minority of bacteria.): MQPGPVRSKERIGLVAGWGRYPLVMADALRDRGYEVITLGVKDHCDPALAAHCTEFGWVGLGRLGAAIRFFRRHGVTRATMAGKIHKVRLYQPWALIKHLPDLRTVRRFYPHFLSLKRDRKDDTLLQAVVDEFATGGITFCPATDFAPELLVKLGQLTRLGPTKAQRADIEFGWRVAKAVGGLDIGQSVAVKGRATLAVEAIEGTDLCIQRAGSLCPAGGFTVVKVAKPRQDMRFDVPTIGLGTLQTMAAAGGSVLAIEAGRTILLDEAEVLQFADAQRIAVVALAADGQFDAYDSHAACA; the protein is encoded by the coding sequence ATGCAACCTGGGCCCGTGCGAAGCAAAGAGCGGATCGGCCTGGTAGCCGGCTGGGGGCGCTATCCGCTCGTCATGGCCGACGCCCTGCGCGACCGCGGCTATGAAGTCATCACCCTGGGCGTCAAAGATCACTGCGATCCGGCGCTGGCCGCGCACTGCACCGAGTTCGGCTGGGTTGGGCTCGGGCGATTGGGCGCGGCGATTCGCTTCTTTCGTCGCCACGGCGTTACCCGCGCCACGATGGCCGGCAAGATTCACAAGGTCCGGCTGTACCAGCCTTGGGCCCTGATCAAACACCTGCCCGACCTGCGCACCGTGCGGCGGTTCTACCCGCATTTTCTTTCCCTCAAGCGCGATCGCAAGGACGACACCTTGCTGCAGGCCGTGGTCGACGAGTTTGCCACGGGCGGCATTACGTTTTGTCCGGCCACCGATTTCGCACCGGAGTTACTCGTGAAACTGGGTCAACTGACACGACTTGGTCCGACGAAGGCCCAACGCGCCGATATCGAGTTCGGGTGGCGCGTGGCCAAGGCCGTCGGTGGTCTCGACATCGGCCAGAGCGTCGCCGTGAAAGGCCGTGCGACCCTGGCGGTCGAGGCAATCGAAGGCACGGACCTGTGCATCCAGCGGGCCGGTTCGCTGTGTCCGGCCGGCGGCTTCACCGTGGTCAAGGTCGCCAAGCCGCGCCAGGACATGCGCTTCGACGTCCCGACGATCGGCCTCGGCACCCTGCAGACCATGGCCGCGGCCGGCGGCAGCGTGCTGGCGATCGAAGCCGGCCGCACGATCCTGCTCGATGAGGCCGAAGTCTTGCAATTCGCTGACGCGCAGCGCATTGCCGTGGTCGCCCTGGCGGCCGACGGCCAGTTCGACGCGTACGATTCGCATGCGGCTTGCGCTTGA
- the lpxD gene encoding UDP-3-O-(3-hydroxymyristoyl)glucosamine N-acyltransferase — protein MAEQLGELALRVGGKLTGDAQLSITGAATLDEAVAGQITLVDHADKARRLADTAAAAAIVPRGVSAAGKPTIEVDDPHQAFITLLQLFRPARSSRRVGISRQANIDSSAHIDATAEIHPGASIGADVEIGPRTIIHSGACVMDGCRIAADVIVFPNAVLYPETIVGPRVVLHAGVIVGGHGFGYAQVAGRHEPAAQLGHVRIESDVEIGPNSTVDRGTYGATVIGEGTKIDNQVQIAHNCRIGRHNLICAQVGIAGSTSTGDYVVIAGQVGVRDHVHIGDRAIISAMAGITNHVPAGAIMMGIPATPIRDQKVLQATLSKLPEMRKDLKALSRRVEQLVGQASTAMPPEWLDESATTEPDRSARNHAA, from the coding sequence ATGGCGGAGCAACTTGGCGAACTGGCGCTGCGCGTCGGTGGCAAGCTGACGGGCGATGCGCAATTGTCGATCACCGGGGCAGCCACACTCGATGAGGCCGTCGCGGGCCAGATCACGCTGGTCGATCATGCCGACAAGGCCCGTCGTCTGGCCGACACGGCAGCCGCGGCGGCCATTGTTCCGCGCGGCGTGAGCGCCGCCGGCAAACCGACCATCGAAGTCGACGACCCGCACCAGGCGTTTATCACGTTACTACAGCTTTTCCGGCCGGCGCGCAGCAGCCGCCGCGTGGGCATCTCGCGCCAGGCCAACATCGATTCGTCGGCGCACATCGACGCCACGGCCGAGATTCACCCTGGCGCGTCGATCGGGGCCGACGTCGAAATCGGTCCCAGAACAATCATTCATAGTGGCGCGTGCGTGATGGACGGTTGCCGCATCGCGGCCGACGTCATCGTCTTTCCGAACGCCGTGCTCTATCCCGAAACGATCGTCGGCCCACGGGTCGTCTTGCACGCGGGCGTGATCGTCGGCGGACATGGCTTTGGCTATGCCCAGGTCGCCGGGCGCCACGAGCCGGCCGCACAATTGGGCCATGTGCGTATCGAGTCCGACGTCGAGATCGGTCCGAATTCGACCGTCGATCGGGGTACTTACGGCGCCACGGTGATCGGCGAAGGTACGAAGATCGACAACCAGGTGCAGATCGCCCACAACTGCCGCATCGGCCGCCACAACCTGATCTGCGCGCAGGTCGGCATCGCAGGCAGCACGAGCACGGGCGATTATGTTGTGATTGCCGGGCAGGTTGGCGTCCGCGATCACGTGCACATCGGCGATCGAGCGATCATCAGCGCCATGGCCGGCATCACCAATCATGTGCCCGCGGGCGCTATCATGATGGGCATCCCGGCCACGCCGATTCGCGATCAAAAGGTGCTGCAAGCCACGCTTTCGAAATTGCCCGAGATGCGCAAAGACTTGAAGGCCCTGTCACGCCGAGTGGAACAACTCGTGGGCCAGGCGAGCACCGCGATGCCGCCCGAATGGCTCGACGAATCGGCCACCACCGAGCCGGATCGCTCGGCCCGCAATCACGCCGCCTGA
- a CDS encoding site-2 protease family protein: MGLCLIATVDAAFVLAALQIAVGLGLVIFVHELGHFAVAKWCGVKCEKFYLGFDIWGLRLARFRWGETEYGIGILPLGGYVKMLGQEDNPARVAEEIERAKSTGVMQQDSDTTSLVGIQADGTPIYDPRSYLAKSVPQRMAIISAGVIMNVIFAFGLAMCAYAWGVNLEPCLIGGTVPGGPAWAQNLQSGDEILKLGNIERPFYRDIQSGVALGDVSDGIQMVVKRYGTGQVDTLKVVPLQGPVPMIGMLSQNTLKVIVPEQEAADAEPIGAQTEPPLVSGDEITAVEGQPVKSLADVSRIFAARPDDSLRLTIARTPGVQDNHGRLTLGEIVSHWFRKPQPQAAPETLEVALAPRPIRNVGLIMELGPIVEIQADSPAAKIGLRPGDLLTAINDESPGDPLTLGDRLRRRAGEKVKLTIQRAGEAEPLVFTDVELRPVTELFQNHMTFPMRQPVAISALGLAYEVHNRVVDVVPDSPAAKAGVPAGAVIAKVEFKLPKATSESSREPLELGDKRLVYPGVFQMLQDLPKDSSLVLYTADNQKYELAPVEVPGWHNPDRDLFTRPIMVTVVARSVGEAFSLAATETKYALLQVYRFLGKLGTQIDIRMLGGPITIVKVAKQSADKGLTDFLLFLTMLSANLAVINFLPIPILDGGHMVFLALEWIRGKPVGENIVLAFHYAGFLFIVSLMLFVFGLDLGLFSRGL, from the coding sequence GTGGGTTTGTGCCTGATTGCGACGGTTGACGCCGCGTTTGTGCTGGCCGCGCTGCAAATCGCCGTCGGTCTGGGTTTGGTGATTTTCGTGCACGAGTTGGGCCATTTCGCCGTCGCGAAATGGTGCGGCGTGAAGTGCGAGAAATTCTACTTGGGCTTCGACATCTGGGGTCTGCGGCTGGCGCGGTTTCGCTGGGGCGAAACCGAATACGGCATCGGCATCCTGCCCCTGGGCGGCTATGTGAAGATGCTCGGGCAGGAAGACAACCCGGCCCGCGTGGCCGAAGAGATCGAGCGCGCCAAGTCGACCGGCGTCATGCAACAGGACTCCGACACGACGTCGCTGGTCGGCATCCAAGCCGACGGCACGCCGATCTACGACCCGCGCAGCTACCTGGCCAAGAGCGTCCCGCAACGCATGGCGATCATCTCGGCGGGCGTGATCATGAACGTGATCTTCGCCTTCGGCCTGGCCATGTGTGCCTACGCTTGGGGCGTGAACCTCGAGCCCTGCCTGATCGGCGGTACGGTTCCCGGGGGCCCGGCCTGGGCCCAGAACCTGCAATCGGGAGACGAGATTCTCAAGCTGGGCAACATCGAGCGCCCCTTCTACCGCGACATCCAAAGCGGTGTCGCGCTGGGCGACGTCTCCGACGGCATTCAGATGGTTGTCAAGCGTTACGGCACAGGACAGGTCGATACGCTCAAGGTCGTACCGTTGCAGGGGCCGGTGCCGATGATCGGCATGCTCTCGCAAAACACGCTCAAGGTGATCGTGCCCGAACAGGAAGCGGCCGATGCCGAGCCGATCGGCGCACAGACGGAGCCGCCCTTGGTCAGCGGCGATGAGATCACGGCCGTCGAGGGGCAGCCGGTCAAGTCTCTGGCCGACGTGAGCCGGATCTTTGCGGCGCGGCCGGATGATTCGTTGCGTCTGACTATCGCGCGGACTCCCGGCGTACAAGACAACCACGGCCGGTTGACCCTGGGCGAGATCGTTTCCCACTGGTTCCGCAAACCACAGCCGCAAGCCGCGCCCGAAACACTCGAAGTGGCGCTCGCGCCGCGGCCGATACGCAACGTCGGCCTGATCATGGAGCTGGGGCCGATCGTCGAGATTCAAGCCGATTCGCCGGCCGCGAAGATCGGGCTGCGGCCAGGCGATCTGTTGACGGCGATCAACGATGAGTCGCCGGGCGACCCGCTGACCTTGGGCGATCGGCTGCGCCGCCGCGCCGGCGAAAAGGTCAAGCTCACGATTCAGCGTGCCGGCGAAGCAGAGCCGCTCGTTTTTACCGACGTCGAGCTGCGGCCGGTGACCGAGCTGTTTCAGAATCATATGACGTTTCCGATGCGCCAGCCGGTGGCCATTTCCGCGCTGGGATTGGCCTACGAAGTCCACAATCGCGTGGTCGACGTGGTGCCCGACAGCCCCGCCGCCAAGGCCGGCGTGCCGGCCGGCGCAGTCATCGCCAAAGTCGAGTTCAAGCTGCCGAAAGCCACGTCGGAAAGTTCGCGCGAGCCGCTCGAGCTGGGCGACAAAAGGCTCGTGTATCCGGGCGTCTTTCAGATGCTGCAAGATCTGCCCAAGGACAGCAGCCTGGTCCTCTACACGGCCGACAACCAGAAGTACGAGCTGGCGCCCGTCGAGGTGCCCGGCTGGCACAACCCGGACCGCGATTTGTTTACGCGGCCGATCATGGTCACCGTCGTCGCTCGCAGCGTCGGCGAAGCGTTCAGCCTGGCGGCGACCGAAACCAAGTATGCCTTGCTGCAGGTCTACCGCTTCCTCGGCAAGCTGGGCACGCAGATCGACATTCGCATGCTCGGCGGGCCCATCACGATCGTCAAGGTGGCCAAGCAATCGGCCGACAAGGGCCTGACCGACTTCCTGCTGTTCTTGACGATGCTCAGCGCGAACCTGGCGGTGATCAATTTCCTGCCGATCCCGATCCTCGACGGCGGGCACATGGTGTTTCTGGCACTGGAATGGATCCGCGGCAAGCCGGTGGGCGAGAACATCGTGCTCGCCTTTCACTACGCCGGATTCTTGTTCATCGTCAGCCTGATGCTGTTCGTCTTCGGGCTCGATCTGGGTCTGTTCAGCCGGGGGCTGTAA
- a CDS encoding HAD family hydrolase, translated as MAPVEPGDARAGDVLRVAAVLFDAVGTLIRPRPSVAEAYAAAAQRWDLQVDPATVLARFRRAFDAEEDIDRLAGDGATSELRERRRWQSIVAAVFPDAADPTALFAQLWDHFARPEHWVLDPDVAPLFARLRAAGLIVGVASNFDERLLALVRAWPATAEVPVFVSSQLGKRKPHRGFYASIAQQLALPAQRLLMVGDDWENDVQGAQAAGWRAVYLRRPDRGAAAVYQPSQTTERCVTSLAALADLLACT; from the coding sequence ATGGCGCCTGTTGAGCCGGGCGACGCGCGGGCCGGCGATGTGCTGCGCGTCGCGGCCGTGCTGTTCGATGCCGTCGGCACGTTGATTCGCCCCCGGCCTTCGGTGGCCGAGGCCTACGCCGCCGCCGCGCAGCGCTGGGACCTGCAGGTCGATCCGGCCACCGTCCTGGCGCGGTTTCGCCGGGCCTTCGACGCCGAAGAGGACATCGACCGCCTGGCGGGCGACGGCGCCACGAGCGAATTGCGCGAACGCCGCCGCTGGCAGTCGATCGTCGCGGCCGTGTTTCCCGACGCTGCCGATCCGACGGCGCTGTTCGCCCAACTTTGGGATCACTTTGCCCGACCCGAACATTGGGTGCTCGATCCTGACGTGGCGCCGCTGTTCGCGCGTTTACGTGCGGCGGGGTTGATCGTCGGCGTGGCGTCGAACTTCGACGAACGGCTCCTGGCGCTCGTTCGAGCCTGGCCGGCCACGGCCGAGGTGCCCGTGTTCGTGTCGTCGCAGCTCGGCAAACGCAAGCCGCATCGGGGCTTCTATGCATCGATCGCCCAACAGCTAGCACTGCCGGCGCAACGGCTGTTGATGGTGGGCGACGACTGGGAAAACGACGTGCAAGGGGCCCAAGCGGCGGGCTGGCGGGCCGTGTATTTGCGACGGCCCGATCGCGGTGCCGCCGCGGTTTACCAGCCCAGCCAGACGACGGAGAGGTGCGTCACGAGCCTGGCCGCCTTGGCCGATCTGCTCGCCTGCACGTAG